One Bacteroidota bacterium genomic window, CATTCTGATAAAAGCTACCTGAGTCGACAAATAGTTTGACGGGAAGGTTGGGTGCCTGGCAGGGCGGTGTTATTTTGTACCGCTTCTAAAAATCCAGCCCTGTTCTGTCATGCGAATCAATGCAACCCGACTTCAGCAAAAACTGGCAGACCTGGCCACAATCGGACAAATTCCGGGTGGCGGGGTCTGCCGGCTTGCGTTTACAGCAGAAGACCTTGCCGGCCGTACCTTTGTCGCTGAGCAGATGGCGCTGTTGGGGCTCGATGTGCAAATCGATGCCGTGGGCAACTTGTTGGGTATCCGCAAGGGCCAACAAGATGGGCCACTCATACTCACTGGCTCCCATACCGACACCGTGAAAACCGGGGGGCGATTCGACGGCAGCTTGGGCGTGCTTGCTGGCCTGGAAGTTATTGCGTCCTTAAACGATGCGGGCCTGCAAACCGCGTTGCCGATTGGGGTGATTTCCTTTGTAAATGAAGAAGGCGCCCGGTTTATGCCGGATATGATGGGCAGTCTCTACCAGGTTGACGCGTTGTCTCTCGATACAATTCGCTTGATTGAAGGGATAGACGGCACAACGATTGGCGAAAATCTGGACAGTTTGCAATATGCAGGTACAGCGGATTTTCGAGACCTGGAAATCGGTCACTTTGTCGAACTGCATATCGAGCAGGGGCCCTGGCTCGAACGTGAGGGGGTTACCATTGGCGCTGTTGAGCGCGTCCAGGGAATTCGCTGGCTCGAATACAAGTTCACGGGTGTAGCAAATCATGCCGGCGCAACACCCATGTCGATGCGGCACGATGCGGGGTATGCTGTCGCAGCGCTTGCCCACGCCGTACGCGAAATTGCAACGGACATGGGTTCCGGTCAGCGGGCTACAACAGGGGCCATCCAGCTATTTCCAAATCTCATCAATGTTATAGCAGCAACAGGCGAAGTAACCGTTGATCTGCGAAATCCCGATCCAGCGCAGCTAGCGATCGCTGCGCGCAAAGTAGAAGCAGCAGCAGGTCAGATCGCTGAGGCAGAGGGACTGTCCTACACTGTGCGCTCACTTGCTGAAGTGGCGCCGGTCACGTTCAACGCAGAAACAGTGGAGGCCGTCGAAACAGCAGCAGCAGCGCTTGGCTATTCGTGCAGGCGCATGATCAGCGGTGCCGCACATGACGCACAAATACTGGCGCGCCGCTATCCGGCGGCTATGATTTTTGTGCCTAGCCGCGATGGTGTCAGCCACAATGTTCGCGAATACACGCGCCCTGAAGATGTTGAGGCGGGTGCAGATGTATTATTGCATACCGTGCTACAGCTTGCAGGGGGGCGTTAAAACGAGGTGCGCCGGATGGCGCCTTGCTGGATTTTTAATAAACCGTTGACGCGCTTTAATTCGGTCTCTGCTTTGGTTTTTTCGCGTTTCAGCCGGGTGATTTCTGCTTCCATCCAGTCGATATGATGAAGCAGTTTTTCAACGTCGTGACTGGGCATGAGGCGGTATATGTCGAGAATGTCTTTTTCAAGACGGATCGGTACGGAACCGAGGGTGTTTTCCGTTCCTGTCATGATATGAATGTGCTAGGGCCGTAAGGCGGTCGGTAAGTGTGTCTTCGTTCCCTGGAAGTCGAGTATGAAAGGCAGCGCAGTAACAGGAAATGTAGACAAAAGATAGGGTTCAGAAGGCAAATATCCTACCCGCTTTGGAGGGTGTAAAAAAGCTTGATTGGGTTGCCCTGGGTGGCAACATAGGCCGGCGCAGAAAGGCAACTATAGGAGGGAGCCGGAAAAACTTTCAACATTTGTTATGGCTTGTTATAGAATTGTGATACAAAGCAACAGCGCTTACCCCCATCTTTGAAGCCGTCATCTCTCATTAGCGGATGTGGGCATGATTCTTCTGCGATAAGCGCAGACAATTATGCAACTGTACTGTCAGGCACTTTACCTCAAAGCAAAGCACAGATTATCAGAATCAATCAATTTCTATCATGAAAAAAATTACTACGCTATTGGCGTTGTTGCTGTTGGGTGTAACCTCTTCATTTGCCCAGAGCACGCGATTCCAGGTAACCATTGAAAACGTGGGTGCGGAATTGCCGGTACTCAAAAAGGGTATCTTCAACACGCCCGTTGGCGCTTCTGACCCTGGCCCGATTGGCCCAGGACAGTCTTATGAATTCAGCTTTACAGCCGGCCCCGGGAATTACTTGTCGCTGGCTACGATGTTTATCCAGTCCAACGACCTTTTCTATACCTTTGAAGGTACCGGGCTTGCATTGTTTGACGAATTGGGCGCGCCAGTAACAGGCGACGTTACCAACAGTGTTTTCCTGTATGATGCAGGTACTGAAGTTAACCAGGAGCCTGGTGTAGGTGCTGATCAGGCCCCACGTCAGGGAGGACCTGATACAGGTGCTGCTGAAAATGGCACACTATCTCGGATTACGGATGGTGCAATGGGCATTGGCGGATACACCTATCCCAATGTAGCGGATGTTATCCAGGTATCGCTGGCACACGATGGTGGTACCGAGTTCACGGTTACCATTGCCAACGTTTCAGTGGAAAATGGACTCACCACCTCCACCGGTGCCGTGACCATTCCGCTTTCGCCAGGTGTATGGGCTGTGCACTCAAATGCAATTGCCTTTTTTGAGTCGGGCACCGAGGCGCCTGCAGGTATCGAAGCCATTGCAGAAGATGGCAACGCCGGCGTTTATGATGCAGCGCTTGAGCCTCTTACAGGTGTTCAGGTACCCCTCGCACCTGGTGCATGGGCAGTACATTCACCTACGGTTAATTTCTTCGAAGCAGGCGCTGCTGCCGGCGCAGGTATCGAAGCCATTGCAGAAGATGGTAACCCGGGAATCCAGGCTGATGCGCTCGTTGGCGTTGAGGGGGTAGGCAGTGCTGGCGTATTTAACACGCCTGATGGCGCTGCGGGCCCTGGTCCGATCGGTCCAGGTGGTAGCTACTCATTCTATGTGGATGCAGAGCCAGGCTATGGTCTTTCATTTGCAACCATGTTTATTCAGTCCAATGACCTTTTCTACGCGCCGGCTGGTGCTGGTATGCCGCTGTTTGATGGTGATACACCGGTATCAGGCGACGTCACGGCTTCTGTAGCCCTCTGGGATGCAGGAACTGAAGTAGACGAAGAGCCCGGCGTTGGGCCTAACCAGGCACCACGCCAGAGTGGCCCCAACACAGGTGTCGATGAAAATGGCGTTATCGTAGAAGTCGACGGCGAAAATGACGGTTTCACGTATGTTGCTGTTAACGAAGTCGTTCGCGTTACCGTGACCCCGCTTGAGCCGGTTACCTTCTATGCCCGTATAGAAAATGTAGGTGCTGCAGACGCTGTTGCTTCCGCTGATGGCGAGGGCCAGGCTGTACCGTTTGCACCAGGCGTTTGGGCTGTTCACAATGCGCCAGACCCGCTCTTTACCGTAGGCGCACCAGACCGCGGTGATGGCCTTGAGGGACTTGCTGAAGATGGTGCTACAACTGATTTGGCGGCTGCACTCGAAACAACAG contains:
- a CDS encoding allantoate amidohydrolase, with amino-acid sequence MRINATRLQQKLADLATIGQIPGGGVCRLAFTAEDLAGRTFVAEQMALLGLDVQIDAVGNLLGIRKGQQDGPLILTGSHTDTVKTGGRFDGSLGVLAGLEVIASLNDAGLQTALPIGVISFVNEEGARFMPDMMGSLYQVDALSLDTIRLIEGIDGTTIGENLDSLQYAGTADFRDLEIGHFVELHIEQGPWLEREGVTIGAVERVQGIRWLEYKFTGVANHAGATPMSMRHDAGYAVAALAHAVREIATDMGSGQRATTGAIQLFPNLINVIAATGEVTVDLRNPDPAQLAIAARKVEAAAGQIAEAEGLSYTVRSLAEVAPVTFNAETVEAVETAAAALGYSCRRMISGAAHDAQILARRYPAAMIFVPSRDGVSHNVREYTRPEDVEAGADVLLHTVLQLAGGR
- a CDS encoding spondin domain-containing protein, whose protein sequence is MKKITTLLALLLLGVTSSFAQSTRFQVTIENVGAELPVLKKGIFNTPVGASDPGPIGPGQSYEFSFTAGPGNYLSLATMFIQSNDLFYTFEGTGLALFDELGAPVTGDVTNSVFLYDAGTEVNQEPGVGADQAPRQGGPDTGAAENGTLSRITDGAMGIGGYTYPNVADVIQVSLAHDGGTEFTVTIANVSVENGLTTSTGAVTIPLSPGVWAVHSNAIAFFESGTEAPAGIEAIAEDGNAGVYDAALEPLTGVQVPLAPGAWAVHSPTVNFFEAGAAAGAGIEAIAEDGNPGIQADALVGVEGVGSAGVFNTPDGAAGPGPIGPGGSYSFYVDAEPGYGLSFATMFIQSNDLFYAPAGAGMPLFDGDTPVSGDVTASVALWDAGTEVDEEPGVGPNQAPRQSGPNTGVDENGVIVEVDGENDGFTYVAVNEVVRVTVTPLEPVTFYARIENVGAADAVASADGEGQAVPFAPGVWAVHNAPDPLFTVGAPDRGDGLEGLAEDGATTDLAAALETTAGVLSSGVFNTPVGAEAPGPIGPGGVYEFSFEALPGDYLSFATMFIQSNDLFYAPDGNGIPLFDAEGMARRANITHYVDLWDGGTEVNEEPGLGANQAPRQAGPNTGDDEGGNVVLIADGEMGPGGFTYPTVASQIRVTISQTPVTPFRVLVENLSDENSVAGKARAAVPLAPGVWAVHTSGDPLFTVDAPDRGEGLEALAEDGSPGELATSLSTLSGVVSSDYFNTPIGADAPGPIFPGEGYEFTVYAVPGDYLSLATMFVQSNDLFYAPDGNGIPLFDGETPIDGDVTSQILLWDGGTEVNEEPGLGANQAPRQSGPNTGDDENGPVVLIADGTMGPGGFSYPNVADVIRVTINGGTAVSTEDAFEVPDGFTLHNNYPNPFNPTTTIRYEIQQGGNVGLAIFNVLGQKVAELVSGSQTAGVYEVNWDGRDLSGQTAASGVYLYRLTYNGQQSQSKIMTLLK